CAGGTCGCCCTTGGACCAGGCCAGCGGCACGGTCATGGCCGGCTGGCCGGTGTTGTTGAAGGCCTGAGTGTTGGGCATGAAGGCGAACAGCCGCTCGCTGAACTGGCGCAGGTCCTCCGTCAGATGGCCGATGGGGATGGCCGGGCTGCCCAGGGTGGAGAGCAGCACCACGTCATAGGTCTCGAACATCGCGGCCACCGCGCGGCCATAGGCGTGGATGGCGGCCAGGCCCCGGACGTAGGACGAGCCGCTGACACCGGTCCCCCTGCGGTACATGCCCCAGGTCAGCACCTCCACGTCGTCCTCGGTCACCGGCCGGCCGCGGCGCTCGGCCTCCGTGTCGAAGATCGAGGCGATGCTGGCGGCGATGACGTCGCCGGCCCCCTGCTGCATGGCCGCCAGGTCCCCGGGCAGGGTCACCTCCTCGACCGTGTGGCCCAGGCTGGCGCAGAGCTTGGCGGCGTCCAGCACGGCGGCGGCGCATTCGGGGTCGAGGGCGTCGGAGGCCAGGGCGGCGGTGGTGAAGCCGATGCGCAGGCTGCCTGGCGCGCGGCCCACCTCCTGGGCGTAAGGCCGCGAGGGGGCGGCCAGGAAATAGGGATCGCCGACCTGGGGCTGACAGACGATGTCCAGCAACACGGCGCTGTCGCGAACGGAGCGGGTCACCGCATGCTGGATCGACGCGCCGCCCCACCCCTCCCCCAGGGGCGCGAAGGAGACCCGGCCGCGCGACGGCTTCATGCCGAACAGGCCGCAGGCCGAGGCCGGGGTGCGGATCGACCCGCCGCCGTCGCTGGCGTGGGCCGCCGGCACGATGCCGGCCGCCACGGCAGACGCCGCACCGCCCGAGGAGCCGCCCGGGGTGCGCGAGACGTCCCAGGGATTGCGGCAGGGGCCGAGGAACGTGCTCTCGGTGATCGGCATCAGGCCGAACTCCGGGGTGTTGGTCTTGCCGAAGATTACCAGGCCTGCGTCACGATAGGCCTTGGTGATGGCGCTGTCGGCGGCCGCCACATTGTCCTTCAACAGCGCCGAGCCCGAGGAGGTGACGGTTCCGCCCAGCAGGGCGCCCAGGTCCTTCAGCAGGAAGGGCACGCCGGCCAGAGGCCCCGACGACTTGGCGCCGGCTTCCGCCCGCCCGAAGTCGGTGAGGTCGAGGGTGACGGCGTTGAGGGCCGGATTGACCTGCGCCATCCGTTCGACGGCGGTCTCCAGCAATTCGCCGGCGGACACCTCGCCCTTGGCCACCAATCCGGCCAGGGCCACGGCGTCGTGCTGGCGATACTCTTCGAACTTCATGGCCGCTCTCCCTCGGTTTCCCTCAGAGGATCACAGGGCCGCCGGTGGACGCGATGACGAAATCGGCCTGTGAGGCATTTTTCTTGGGAACAGATCCCCGGGCTGCGGATTGATAGGGGGCGACGGCAAATCGCCCCCCCGACTTAAGCCGTCGCCCTGGCCCCGGGCTCCTGAAAAGGAGCGCCGGGGCTTTCTCTTTCCGGCTGCGACACAAGGTCGATTTGCGCAGTCGCAGACTCTCCGACATAACCCGTGCAGGTTTTGGCGACAGGCGCTCCAACAAAGCGACAGTCGACCTGTCGGGGGACAGGTGAAGGCGTTTCCGGGTCAGCCGGGAGCGCCTTTTCCTTGCTCGGATGGGGCGGGCCGTGGCATCCCCTGGCCACCAGACGCCGGATTAGCTCAGCTGGTAGAGCAGCGGTTTTGTAAACCGAAGGTCACGGGTTCGAGTCCTGTATCCGGCACCATCCCGTTGCGGCTCGGTCGCCTGTCCGCACTCCAAGCCGTCGCCCGCTGACCGCGCTCGAGTCAGCTGACAGACCTGCTGGCTGGCAGGGATCATAGGAAGCTCGCACCGTTCCAGAAAAGGCCATGCGTCACGCGCCCAGTCGATGCTATCAAGCCTCCATCTCTCGAGCAGAAAACGCGATGATATCAATGGGTTGATATCATCGCGCTT
The sequence above is drawn from the Phenylobacterium glaciei genome and encodes:
- a CDS encoding amidase translates to MKFEEYRQHDAVALAGLVAKGEVSAGELLETAVERMAQVNPALNAVTLDLTDFGRAEAGAKSSGPLAGVPFLLKDLGALLGGTVTSSGSALLKDNVAAADSAITKAYRDAGLVIFGKTNTPEFGLMPITESTFLGPCRNPWDVSRTPGGSSGGAASAVAAGIVPAAHASDGGGSIRTPASACGLFGMKPSRGRVSFAPLGEGWGGASIQHAVTRSVRDSAVLLDIVCQPQVGDPYFLAAPSRPYAQEVGRAPGSLRIGFTTAALASDALDPECAAAVLDAAKLCASLGHTVEEVTLPGDLAAMQQGAGDVIAASIASIFDTEAERRGRPVTEDDVEVLTWGMYRRGTGVSGSSYVRGLAAIHAYGRAVAAMFETYDVVLLSTLGSPAIPIGHLTEDLRQFSERLFAFMPNTQAFNNTGQPAMTVPLAWSKGDLPIGLQFVGRMGDEATLFRLAGQLETAQPWFDRVAPL